The Thermoproteota archaeon genome includes a window with the following:
- a CDS encoding mechanosensitive ion channel family protein, which yields MAEGEVVEAVTSQISEFETISGLLASSESLQIAFTVLIVGIIGIVTIYRKFSQWTRSQKFHYTRPHIARFVRVAVLPFFAIALVSSTNAYIQTFELFDESAGIDDDHLSASETFAKILNTMNILVIGYAVAHLIPIILKKHEASKLEYEDYENWREKKGFEDDEGDLFHKMFRWIPPKHTPEDLTDEEFQENLKTEAGIKYLESFHTSKGASIGSYEQLVKDPFEEWKRSERAKYQKYYQQCVSGDNEAGKKLLPGKKIEEIYQIDIWREEKRVNDYDPIIAGAKPPGYAEQKRKDLPKSVSQILPLGIFAAIVLGVISWWGVDLWVLATATGGFSIGLGLALQETMQNWFAYILIRKDRIVVEGDRVQLESGFGGYIHKITSRVTFVRHALNESIAIIPTRQLVNAQILNYSKDLKMVPAMVNVGVSYLNDPKQVASILVKVGKRTMNETVDEKGKHLVLQKRCPYIDINKPSCGCDKALHVDLNQPIVRFNEFNDSALDFTVWVYVRDYGAQFKTKTTMRMIMYEEFKKYDIRIPWPIRTVYQGDEKREAEEIGRLDSERRKVLDDYGLGDIGKGGSEE from the coding sequence ATGGCAGAAGGCGAAGTAGTGGAAGCAGTAACAAGTCAAATTTCAGAGTTTGAGACTATTTCTGGGCTTTTAGCCTCATCTGAATCATTACAGATTGCATTTACAGTTCTGATAGTCGGCATTATAGGAATTGTAACAATTTACAGGAAATTTTCTCAATGGACTAGAAGTCAAAAATTTCACTATACTAGGCCGCACATTGCAAGATTTGTTCGAGTTGCTGTGTTGCCGTTTTTTGCCATAGCGCTTGTCTCTTCCACTAATGCTTATATCCAGACTTTTGAGTTATTTGATGAATCTGCAGGTATTGATGATGATCATCTTTCTGCAAGTGAAACTTTTGCAAAAATTCTCAACACAATGAATATTCTAGTAATTGGATATGCAGTAGCTCATTTAATTCCGATAATTTTGAAGAAACATGAGGCTTCTAAACTAGAGTATGAAGATTATGAAAACTGGAGAGAAAAGAAAGGATTTGAAGATGATGAAGGAGATCTTTTTCACAAAATGTTCAGATGGATACCTCCAAAACATACACCGGAAGATCTTACTGACGAAGAGTTTCAAGAAAATCTAAAAACTGAAGCTGGAATAAAATACCTTGAGTCATTTCACACTTCAAAAGGTGCATCAATTGGTAGTTATGAACAGTTAGTTAAAGATCCGTTTGAAGAATGGAAGAGATCAGAGCGTGCAAAATACCAGAAATATTATCAACAGTGTGTTTCAGGAGATAACGAAGCTGGGAAGAAACTATTACCGGGAAAGAAAATTGAAGAGATTTATCAAATTGACATATGGCGGGAAGAAAAAAGAGTTAATGATTATGATCCAATTATTGCCGGTGCAAAACCTCCAGGCTATGCAGAACAAAAGAGAAAAGATTTACCAAAGTCTGTTTCTCAGATCCTACCATTAGGAATTTTTGCTGCAATAGTCTTAGGTGTAATCAGCTGGTGGGGTGTTGACCTTTGGGTTTTAGCTACAGCAACTGGTGGATTCTCTATTGGGTTGGGTCTTGCTCTCCAAGAAACAATGCAAAATTGGTTTGCCTACATACTAATTAGAAAAGACAGAATCGTAGTAGAAGGAGACAGGGTTCAGTTAGAATCAGGTTTTGGTGGGTATATACACAAGATTACTTCCAGAGTGACATTTGTCAGACATGCATTAAATGAATCAATTGCAATTATTCCAACAAGACAGCTGGTTAATGCGCAGATTCTAAACTATTCAAAAGATTTGAAGATGGTTCCTGCGATGGTCAATGTTGGAGTTTCTTATCTAAATGATCCAAAGCAAGTAGCATCAATTTTAGTCAAAGTTGGAAAACGTACAATGAATGAAACGGTAGATGAGAAAGGAAAGCATCTTGTATTACAGAAAAGATGTCCATACATTGACATTAACAAGCCAAGTTGTGGCTGTGATAAAGCTCTACATGTTGATCTTAATCAGCCAATTGTAAGATTTAATGAATTTAATGATTCAGCACTTGATTTTACAGTCTGGGTATATGTAAGAGATTATGGTGCTCAATTCAAAACTAAAACAACAATGAGGATGATCATGTATGAAGAGTTCAAGAAATATGACATTAGAATTCCATGGCCAATTAGAACTGTCTATCAAGGCGATGAGAAACGTGAGGCAGAAGAGATAGGAAGACTAGATAGTGAACGACGTAAAGTTCTTGATGATTATGGTCTTGGCGATATTGGAAAGGGTGGATCTGAGGAATGA
- a CDS encoding ribose-phosphate pyrophosphokinase, which translates to MTKIAVIAGNSSEVLAKKIAKKIHAQFVKTELKLFPDGESKITLKKIPKAEHVIVVQSTYPPVDTNLIQVLSLISHSQQFSKKITLIIPYMGYARQDREFLPGEIITMRVLAKLFKAVGVTNLIVVDIHSLIGLKHFKIKKQNVSAIADLAMYFKKLKLKDVLVVSPDQGGKDRAKKFAENLKVEHIALSKKRDRKTGKVQIINSKLNHVVGRDLILVDDMISTGGSIIKAAEFLKKQKCGKIYVACTHALLINDAEARIKKAGVTQIISTNTIPGNTSIVDISNTIAKAMV; encoded by the coding sequence TTGACAAAAATTGCCGTAATAGCGGGAAACTCATCAGAAGTTCTTGCAAAGAAAATTGCAAAAAAGATACATGCGCAATTTGTTAAAACAGAATTAAAATTATTTCCAGATGGGGAAAGCAAGATCACATTAAAGAAAATTCCAAAAGCTGAGCATGTTATTGTAGTACAATCAACCTATCCTCCAGTTGATACCAATCTGATTCAAGTGTTATCATTGATCTCACATTCACAGCAATTTTCAAAAAAAATCACCTTGATAATTCCATACATGGGCTATGCAAGACAGGATAGAGAATTTCTTCCTGGAGAAATAATCACTATGAGAGTGCTAGCAAAATTATTCAAGGCAGTCGGAGTTACTAACTTGATTGTAGTAGATATTCACAGTCTAATTGGTCTAAAGCATTTCAAAATCAAAAAACAAAATGTATCGGCAATTGCCGATCTTGCAATGTATTTTAAAAAGCTAAAGCTGAAGGATGTTCTCGTGGTGTCGCCTGATCAAGGTGGAAAAGACAGAGCAAAGAAATTTGCAGAGAATCTCAAAGTTGAGCATATTGCTCTATCAAAGAAGCGAGATAGAAAAACTGGAAAGGTGCAAATTATCAATTCAAAGTTAAATCATGTAGTAGGAAGAGATTTGATTCTTGTAGACGATATGATTAGTACAGGAGGTAGTATTATCAAGGCTGCAGAATTCTTAAAAAAGCAAAAATGCGGAAAAATTTACGTTGCATGTACTCATGCTTTGTTGATAAATGACGCTGAGGCACGTATCAAGAAAGCTGGTGTCACACAGATAATTAGTACAAACACAATTCCAGGCAACACATCGATAGTAGATATTTCAAATACTATTGCAAAGGCAATGGTATAA
- a CDS encoding methyltransferase domain-containing protein, translating to MPESFFIVSKDNLELATDEVISIVRSYDRFAKTQVFSNIVIIQSTIPWQTIARRATFVKIAGLLLRKLSNLFLDEDSYLLLQNSSTFSCRVINLSSDSSDTTELERAMGSMISKFSQSKVSLNNPDVVVYLIFTEDQAFFGFSPKFVKDERPKKVKGHPHELDWKLCRAMINLSGIKEDETICDPFCGTGTTLLEASSMKINSIGIDFDKKMCDVSRENVKANGFKSEIYNEDFSYMDKIVDSFDGIVTDIPYGRASKTSEGPEKLLEKLVSKIPKRKKVAIMCKKGTEKNLKWNFAKRYEIYRHKSLTRVILVK from the coding sequence ATGCCAGAGAGTTTTTTCATAGTCTCTAAAGATAATTTGGAATTAGCTACAGATGAAGTAATCTCAATTGTAAGATCCTATGACAGATTTGCAAAGACTCAGGTTTTTTCTAATATTGTAATTATTCAATCAACTATTCCATGGCAAACAATAGCTAGACGCGCAACCTTTGTAAAAATTGCAGGTCTATTACTCAGAAAGTTATCAAATTTATTTTTAGATGAAGATAGTTATCTATTGTTACAAAATTCATCAACGTTTTCATGTCGTGTGATAAATCTTTCATCAGATTCATCTGATACGACGGAATTAGAAAGAGCTATGGGAAGTATGATTTCAAAATTTTCCCAGTCAAAAGTATCACTAAATAATCCTGATGTAGTTGTTTATTTGATCTTTACAGAAGATCAAGCATTCTTTGGTTTTTCTCCGAAATTTGTCAAGGATGAAAGACCAAAAAAAGTTAAGGGTCATCCCCATGAACTTGATTGGAAGTTGTGTAGAGCTATGATTAATCTGTCGGGAATAAAAGAAGATGAAACCATTTGTGATCCATTTTGTGGAACAGGGACCACGCTTTTAGAGGCAAGTAGTATGAAGATAAACTCTATCGGTATTGATTTTGATAAAAAGATGTGTGACGTTTCAAGAGAAAATGTTAAAGCTAATGGATTCAAATCAGAAATTTATAATGAGGATTTTAGCTATATGGATAAAATTGTAGATTCATTTGATGGAATTGTAACTGATATTCCTTATGGGAGAGCATCAAAAACATCTGAAGGTCCAGAGAAGTTGCTTGAAAAACTAGTTAGTAAGATTCCGAAAAGAAAGAAGGTTGCTATAATGTGTAAGAAAGGAACTGAAAAGAATCTAAAATGGAATTTTGCAAAGCGATATGAAATCTATAGGCATAAAAGTTTGACAAGGGTAATTTTGGTAAAATGA
- the rnz gene encoding ribonuclease Z, with protein sequence MKLVFLGTSAAQPTERRGLSSICLERDGEILMFDAGEGSQVSFLKSGLGWNKPMKIFVTHLHGDHCLGILGLIQTMTLQHRTEKIEIFGPKGIDEFLSANIKILNFGLSFPIMVTVVDEGIVVEERGYHVSASNALHSTPAFSFVFQEKDKPGRFFPEKALGLGIPEGELWHKLQSGESISINGKTFKPSDVLGEKRSGKKIGISGDTRPTKQLEEFFKNCDYLTFDSTFDSSLQQKANETFHSTASEAALLAKNANVKNLILTHFSARYSDETLLAEEARKIHSSVIAAKDLLEIEIK encoded by the coding sequence ATGAAATTAGTTTTCTTGGGAACATCTGCAGCGCAACCTACGGAAAGGAGGGGGTTATCATCAATTTGTCTAGAGAGAGATGGAGAGATATTGATGTTTGATGCTGGAGAAGGAAGCCAAGTTTCGTTCTTAAAGTCAGGTTTAGGATGGAATAAACCAATGAAGATTTTTGTAACTCATCTTCATGGAGACCACTGCTTAGGAATTTTGGGTCTGATCCAAACAATGACATTGCAGCATAGAACAGAAAAGATAGAAATTTTTGGCCCAAAAGGAATTGATGAGTTTTTATCAGCAAACATTAAGATTCTGAATTTTGGTTTGTCGTTTCCCATTATGGTTACAGTAGTAGATGAAGGAATAGTTGTGGAAGAGAGAGGATACCATGTTTCAGCATCAAATGCGTTGCATTCTACACCTGCATTTTCATTTGTTTTTCAAGAAAAAGATAAGCCGGGAAGATTTTTTCCTGAAAAGGCATTAGGACTTGGTATACCAGAAGGAGAGCTCTGGCATAAGTTACAATCTGGAGAAAGCATTAGCATTAATGGAAAAACATTCAAACCATCAGACGTCTTGGGAGAAAAAAGATCAGGTAAAAAGATTGGCATATCTGGGGACACAAGACCTACAAAGCAATTAGAAGAATTTTTTAAAAATTGTGATTATCTAACCTTTGACTCAACATTTGATTCAAGCTTACAACAAAAAGCAAATGAAACTTTTCATTCTACAGCATCTGAAGCTGCATTATTAGCAAAAAATGCTAATGTAAAAAATCTAATTTTAACACATTTCTCGGCAAGATATAGTGATGAGACACTACTAGCAGAAGAAGCCAGAAAAATTCACAGCTCTGTTATAGCTGCTAAAGATCTTTTAGAGATTGAGATAAAATAA
- a CDS encoding NAD-dependent deacylase, whose translation MFDIIKDKLKETKKIIFVTGAGISQESGIPTFRGKDGLWRKYDPMQLATIEAFYENPKLVWEWYEDRRGNILSAKPNPGHFAMAEIEKFKDVVVMTQNIDGLHQKAGSSKVLELHGSIIRIKCTSCDFEDDIITKFEEVPPKCRCGKILRPDVVWFGEPLPQKVWREAMIESSKCDIMIIAGTSLVVSPANTLPIYAKQNDAMLIEINPEETIMSSQMDLSIRDTSSNILPKLLTYIQSIQN comes from the coding sequence ATGTTTGATATTATTAAAGACAAGTTAAAAGAAACAAAAAAGATAATTTTTGTTACAGGTGCAGGGATTTCACAAGAAAGTGGTATTCCTACATTTAGGGGTAAAGATGGATTGTGGAGAAAATACGATCCAATGCAACTGGCTACAATAGAGGCATTTTATGAGAATCCAAAGCTGGTATGGGAATGGTACGAAGATAGGCGTGGAAATATTCTTTCTGCAAAACCTAATCCAGGTCATTTTGCAATGGCAGAAATTGAAAAATTCAAAGATGTAGTCGTCATGACTCAAAATATTGATGGTCTCCATCAAAAAGCAGGAAGTTCCAAAGTACTAGAGCTTCATGGAAGCATTATTAGAATAAAATGTACATCTTGTGACTTTGAAGATGATATTATTACAAAATTTGAAGAGGTTCCTCCAAAGTGCCGATGTGGGAAAATTTTAAGGCCAGATGTAGTATGGTTTGGTGAACCATTACCACAAAAAGTTTGGAGAGAGGCAATGATTGAGTCAAGTAAATGTGATATTATGATAATTGCCGGAACCTCGTTAGTGGTTTCTCCAGCAAATACTTTGCCAATTTATGCAAAACAGAATGATGCGATGTTAATAGAAATTAATCCAGAGGAAACAATAATGTCATCTCAGATGGATTTATCCATAAGAGATACTTCATCAAATATTTTGCCAAAGCTTCTGACGTATATTCAGTCTATCCAGAACTAA